The following are from one region of the Sorghum bicolor cultivar BTx623 chromosome 2, Sorghum_bicolor_NCBIv3, whole genome shotgun sequence genome:
- the LOC110432691 gene encoding uncharacterized protein LOC110432691, whose amino-acid sequence MPTITCEIGPQLFRNVFCDLGSSVNIMSKVIYENLLGCILLPTFMRLQMADQTIRFSEGVAKDILVKIQDEYVPADFIILDMGANIDIPVILGRPFLNTVNAVIYVGSSQIHLQFAGKRIKCPFNGYKTNMQPKDTKPEEKPHGKFRRRYNKGKSAKKAKQKEEPAKQVGHSRKEWWEKEMPARSPSRGPTEASIE is encoded by the coding sequence atgCCAACCATCACTTGCGAGATCGGACCACAGCTCTTCCGCAACgtcttctgcgaccttggatcaaGCGTCAACATCATGTCCAAGGTAATTTATGAAAATTTGTTAGGGTGCATTTTGCTCCCTACCTTTATGAGATTGCAGATGGCGGACCAAACCATTCGGTTCTCGGAGGGAGTCGCTAAGGACATCTtggttaaaatccaagatgaatATGTCCCTGCCGATTTCATCATCCTCGACATGGGGGCGAACATCGACATCCCCGTCATCCTAGgacggccattcctgaacacggtGAACGCTGTCATCTATGTTGGGTCAAGCCAGATCCATCTACAATTTGCAGGTAAGAGGATCAAATGTCCTTTCAATGGCTATAAAACTAACATGCAGCCGAAGGACACGAAACCGGAGGAGAAACCTCACGGCAAATTCCGCCGGAGGTACAACAAAGGCAAGTCGGCCAAAAAGGCCAAACAGAAGGAGGAACCCGCCAAGCAAGTGGGACATTCTAGAAAGGAATGGTGGGAGAAGGAGATGCCCGCACGGTCACCGTCTCGAGGACCGACCGAGGCGTCCATAGAATGA